Sequence from the Qipengyuania gaetbuli genome:
CGATCGCGACCTGCGGATCGCCGAACAGGGCGTCCGCCAGCTGGTCGGCACGCTTCCCCTGTACCAGCATGAATTCGATGCCCTGCTCGATCTCGTCTACAATGTGGGCCTCGGCAATGTGTCCGAGACCGAGAGCCCGCGTCTCAACGAGGCCATTCGTGCAGCCGATTACGAAGCTATCGCGGCAGAGCTCGACTACACCTACGCGGCGGGCGAGATTGCCCGCGGGCTGGAGTTTCGTTCCGAACGGCGCGCGCAAATCTTCATGGACGCCAGTTACGACGATCCGCGCGAAATTTGAGCAATAATCGGGTTATCTTACGGATATTTAGCGACATTTTTTATTATCATTTCCCGTTCATGTGAAACATGCCATAGGCGCCGCCACTTTGCGGGCGAGACAGTCCGGAGCAATAACAGGGGGTGCGCTTGTCCGAGGCGCAGGCATTCGGGGCCATAACGGAAAGGGATGCGGACTGGGTCCGCGAAAGGTGGCGGGAAACTGTGCGTTCGGTGCTCATCACCGAGGGTCGTGCTTTCCCTGCCAACGTGCTGTCGGTAATCCTGTTCGCCGGGGCAGCCAGCTGCCTGCCCAATGCTTCGGCCTATATCCTGCCGCTGCTCATGCGTGTCCTTGCCCTGGTCGGCGCGCATCTTTCCTATAATCACCTGCGCTCCCGCATCCAGAAAGGCGCTCCGCTCGAACCGGCGCTCCGTTTGCTGGGGGTCATGCTGTTCTTCGGCGGGATGAGCTGGGCCTACCTCCTGCTCCCCTCGCTCGACACAGCGGTCGACCACCCGCTCCGGGTGCTGATGGCTGGCGGTACGCTGGTCGGCGTGGCGCTGATCGTCACCATGACCGCGACGCTGCGCATCCCGACGCTGGCTTATGTAGCCGGCTTCCTCGTCACTCTTTTCGTCGGCGTTGTCGTTGGGGCGCCCGAGGCGGCCGTCATCTATTCGGCCGGTGTTACCCTGCTCGCGGCAGGCGTGCTCATTTTCGCTTTCGCCAATGTGCGCCAACGCGAGGCATCGGCCGACATGCTGGTCGAGAACCGGCGGCTGAACGAGGACCTGGCCGAGGCGCTGGCCCATGCGGAATTCCTCGCCAAGCACGACCCGCTGACCGGCCTGTTCAACCGCCGTGCGCTGTTCGAGGAACGGCTGGTCGACGGCGCCCACAACGAAACGGCACACCTGCTGCTGGTGGATCTGGATCACTTCAAGAAGCTCAACGACAGTTTCGGCCACGACATGGGCGACCGCGCTCTGATCGAGGCGAGCAAGCTGATGCGGGACGTCATGCGCGACTATGGTCCGGGCCATCATTTCGCCGCCCGCCTTGGCGGGGAAGAGTTCTGCCTCTTCATCGACGAACCCGACTCAGCGCAGGCGCTGGTCTTTGCCGAGGATCTGCGCGAGGCTTTCTCGCAGCTGCACGAGGCGGTGGGGCTGCCCGGCGGCGCGCTGAGCGCTTCGATCGGGCTTACCCACCACGACCGCGGCGAGACTGTCGACCTCAGCCTGCAGCGCGCCGATGCGGCCATGTACGATGCGAAAACGCAGGGCCGGAACCGCGTCCGCAGGGTCGAACGTTAAACCCCTGTCATGAGCCACCGCCTGTTCATTGCCCTGCGCCCGCCGCAGACCCTTCGCGATGCCCTGCTCGATACGATGGACGGGGTGGACAATGCCCGCTGGCAGGATGACGACCAGCTTCACCTGACCCTGCGATACATCGGCGAGACCGAGACCCACCAGGCCGACGACCTGGCCGAGGCGCTTGGCACGATCCGTTTCGAACCGTTCGAGCTACGCATCGCAGGTACCGGAATTTTCGAGCGAAAATGCATCCCGCGAACCCTGTGGGCGGGAGTGGAGAGGAGCGAGCCTCTCGTCCGGCTGCAACGCCGCGTCGAGCGGGTGTGCCAATCGGTCGGCATCGAGGCTGAGCACAGGAAATTCACGCCTCACGTGACACTCGCCCGCCTCAACACGGCGAGCGGCCCGGTGGCGCCGTGGCTTGCGCAGCACGGGCAGTTGGCGCTGGCGCCATGGACCGTGCAGGAATTCGCCCTGTTCGAGAGCGAACTGCACGAAGAAGGGTCGATTTACACGCCTGTCATCCGCTATCCAGCTGCGGCATGAAGTCCCTGCACCTCGCCCTCCTGCCCCTTACGCTGCTGCTTGCCTGCTCGCCTGCCGAGGTAGCGGAGGGCGAAGCGCAGCAATCGCCCCAGCTTCCCGCACCCGAGGTCGGGGAAAGCCCCGATCCGGGCGAGAATTGCCTGCTGCTGGTGTGGTCGGAACAGGACGCGCCCGATGTCGATTTCGACCGTTCGCACGACACGGTCAAAGGCGGCGCGATCTCCTGCGCCACTGGCACCAGCGCCAGCCAGTTCGAAGCCGCCATCGCCGCCCTGCGCGATGCGGCGCGCAGCGGCGACAAGGAACGGCTGCTGCGCGAAGTGGGCATTCCCCTGCTCTATATCGACGCCAAGGGTGACCGCCGAGAGCTGACCGGGGACGAGGTCGACACGTTGTTCGACGAGGTGTTCGATGCACGCATGATTGCCCTGCTGCAGAACCTCGATCTGTCGCACATGACGGTCGAGAAGGACCAGGGTGCCTTCTTCGAGCTCGGCTCGCTCTGGCTCGTGGTCGATGCCACCGGCGGGAGGCCGCGCGTCGTCACGGTCAACCGGCAGGCGCTGGGCGAAGCAGCCGAAGCGGCTCGGCGGCAGGCGGACAAGGGTCGCGGCCAGATCCTCGACTAGTCAAAACCTCGACAACAAGGGGTTCGCAGACCCGCATCGCACATTTGCCGCTGGAACCTTGCACATCGGCTGCAATTCCTGTTCATGCGCCATTGTCGCAAACGAAACCATATTGCGGGTGCACAATCCTTTAGCCCCCGCGTTTCGCACAGTATTGGAGAGACCATGAAGGCCCAGATCCTGGCCAGCGCAGCACTTGCTGCAATTCTCACGACCCAGCCCCAGGCGGCGATGGCCCAAGAGCTTCCGCCGGTCGAATGGCAGGTCAGCTATTTCGCCAACGACAGCACGCTGCCGTTCCGCGCGCCCGACTTCACCAAGTTCAGCGAGGATGCCTACATCCCCGCCTTCGAAACCGCGATGAAGATCCACGCCGCGGAAATCGAGAAGATCAAGAATAATCCCGAGGCGCCGACTTTCGAGAACACGATCGTCGCGCTCGAAACCTCGGGCAAGATGCTGACCCGCGTCGCCACGGTGTTCTTCGCGCTGACCGGCTCGAACACCACCGACAAGCTCGACGCGATCAACACCGAGATCAGCCCCAAGCTGACCGCGCACGGCGATGCCATCACGCTCGACCCGGTGCTCTTCGCCCGCGTGAAGGCGGTCTACGATAACCGCGCCGCCATGACGATGACGCCGGAAGACGCCAAGCTGCTGGAAAGCACCTATGAAGGCATGGTCCAGGCCGGTGCGCTGCTGACCGACGCCCAGCGCGAAGAGGTCAAGACGCTCAACTCGCAGCTGTCCACGCTGACCACCGAATTCGGCCAGGCAGCCCGCGCCGCGATGAGCGACCAGCCGGTCTTCTTCGACAGCCGCGAAGACCTTGCCGGCCTGTCGGACAGCGACATCAAGGCTGCCGCCGACCTCGCTGCCGAAAAGGGCCAGCCGGGCAAGTTCGCCATTGCCCTGCAGAACACCACGCAGCAGCCGCTCCTGCCGAGCATGGCCAACCGCGCCGCGCGCGAGAAGCTGTTCAAGGCGAGCTACCACCGCGCCGACGGCCGCATGACTGTCGACACGCGCATGCTGATCGCCGAGATCGCGGAACTGCGCGCAAAGAAGGCGGCCCTGTTCGGCCAGCCCGACTGGGCCAGCTACGCCATGTGGGACCGCATGGCCGAAAAGCCCAAGACCGCGCTCGATTTCATGGAGCAGATGGTCCCCGCCCTCGCCGCCACCCAGCGCCGCGAAGCCGCGCTGCTGACCGAGGCCATCAAGGCCGACGGCGGTGATTACGACGTGCAGCCGTGGGACTGGTACCGCTATGCCAACCGCATCAAGGCCGAGAAGTACGATCTCGATGAAGATGCGGTCATGGAATATTTCGTGCTCGACAAGGTGCTCGAGGACGGCGTGTTCTACATGGCGGAGAAGCTCTACGGCCTGACCTTCCAGCGCCGTACCGACCTGCCGGTCTATCACCCGGACGTGTGGACCTACACCGTGTTCGACCGTGACGGCAGCGAACTGGGCATCTTCTACTTCGACCCGTTCCAGCGCGCCTCCAAGCGCGGCGGCGCGTGGATGAGCAACTTCGTCGACCAGAGCCATCTCTACGGGACGAAGCCGGTCATCTACAACGTGCTGAACATCCCCAAGGCGCCGGAAGGCGAGGTGCAGCTGGTCAGCTTCGACTGGGTGAACACCACTTTCCACGAATTCGGCCACGCGCTGCACGGCTTCTTTGCCGACCAGCGTTACGCCAGCCTGTCGGGCACGGCGACAGCGCGCGACTTCGTGGAATATCCCAGCCAGGTCCACGAGATGTGGGCGACCTGGCCGTCGATCCTCTCCAACTATGCCAAGCACTACAAGACGGGCGAGACCATCCCCGACGAGCTGATCGAGAAGATAGAGGCCGCGGCCAAGTTCAACCAGGGCTATGATTTCGGCGAAGTCGTCGAAGCCGCCCTGCTCGACATGAAGTGGAGCGCGCTGTCGCCCACAGAAGCCGCCGCCATCGACACGCCGGAGAAGGTCGACGCCTTCGAACGCAAGTCGCTGGAGGAACTCGGCCTCGAGATCGACCTCGTGCCGCCGCGCTATCGCAGCACCTACTTCAACCACATCTTCAGCTCGCCCTCGGGCTATTCCGCGGGCTACTACAGCTATCTGTGGACCGAGATGCTCGATCGCGACAGCCGCAAGTGGTTCATCGAGAACGGCGGCCTGACCCGCGAGAACGGCGACCACTATCGCGCCACCGTGCTCAGCCGCGGCGGTACGATGGACTACTTCAAGATGTTCGAGAACTTCGCGGGTCGTGCGCCCGACGTGACCCCGATGCTCGAAGCCCGCGGCCTCGTCGCCGGCGACGAAGCGGCGGACAGCGAGGTTTCGGACGGGGCGTTGCCGCCGCAGTCCGTGAACTGATCATCCCGTAACGGGAAGCAAGAGGGGTCGGGCCTTTAAGGTCCGGCCCCTTTTTCGTGGCGTCAGGCCGCGACCAGTGCCCTTGCCCCGTCCTCGCCGATCCATTTGACCGCGACCCGCCAGCATTGCGCTACGCGTTCTGGCGAGAGAGCCTGCTGCGGCGGGCCATCGGCAGCGATATGGCCTTCATCCAGCACGATCACACGGTCGGCATGGTTCATCGCATGGGCGAGGTCGTGCAGAACCAGCACGACGCCGGTGCCCCTGTCGGCCTCGGCGCGCAGGTGCCGGAGCAGTTCCAGCTGGTGGGCGATATCGAGCGCGGCGAGCGGCTCGTCGGCGAGGATCCAGCGCGGCTCGCCTGCCAGTACGCGGGCCAGCAGGACACGGGCTGTTTCGCCTCCCGAAAGCGACTGCGCGCGCCGGTCCGCCAGTCCGGTAATATCGAGCGCATCCAGCGCCGCATCGACCGGTCCTGCCAGCCGGTCGCCATGCGGCATGCGCCCCAGTTCGACCAGGCGGCGGACGGGAACATCCCACGCGATTTCATGCCCTTGCGGAAGATAGCCGAGACGCTTTGCACGTTCGCGCGGTGGCAGGGTTGCAAGGCTCTCGCCATCAAGATCGACCGTTCCACCATCAAGCGAGAGCAGCCCCGCAAGCGCTTCAAGCAAGCTGGACTTGCCTGCCCCGTTCGGCCCGCAGATCGCGGTGATCGCGCCCGCTTCCAGCGTGCAATCCACACCGGCCAGCCGTCCCTCGAGAGCCAGTTCCTTTGCTACCAGCCTCATGCCAGCCCCCTCCTCATGCGCAGCAGCAGCCAGAGGAAAAAAGGTGCGCCGAGCAGGCTGAGCGCGATGCCCAGGCGCAATTCTGTCACCAGTGGCAGGACGCGCACCACGCTATCGGCAACCAGTACCAGCAGCGCGCCTGCAAATGCGCTCGGCAGGATGAGCTGGGATGGCCTGCGGTCGGTCAGCGGGCGCACAAGATGCGGCACTATCAGCCCGACGAAGCCGATGATGCCTGCCACCGCTACGCCCGCTCCCACGGTCAGCGCGATGCCGAAAATGAGCAGCCATAACAGGCGAGCGGGTTCTACCCCGAGCGAGCGCGCCACCGGCTCTCCCAGCGTCAAGGCGTCGAGCGATGCTCCTGCGCGCCACAGCAGCGCCACGCCGAACGAGACAAGCGGCGCGGCAATCCAGACCTCGCGCCAGCTGCGGTCGGTCAGCGCGCCGTTCAGCCAGAGGACGATTTCGCTCATGGCAAAGGCATTGGGGGCCATCGAAATCGCGAGCGCGGTCAACGCGCCTGCAAGGCTGGCGACCATCAGACCGGCCAGCGTGAACAGGGCGATCCCACCGGTGCGCCCCGCAATGAGAGCGAGCAAAGCCATTGCTCCGCCTGCCCCGACCAGCGCGAAGGCAGGCAGCAGCCAAGCGCTCGCCGCATAACCGAAGAACAGCGCCGTCACCGCACCCAGCGCCGCGCCCGGTGCGATGCCGAACAACCCCGGATCGGCGAGCGGGTTGCGCAAATAGCCCTGCATCGCGGCCCCTGCGGCGCCCAGCCCCGCACCGACGACGATTGCCAGCACGGCGCGCGGGAGGCGCAGTTCACCGAGGATGAGCCACGCATTGGGCGTGCTCGCCGGATCGATCCAGACGCGTCCCGCCAGCAACGACAGCGGGAGCGCCAGCGCCAGTAGCGCGGCAAAAATCAAGACAGCGCGGTTCACCGGGTGCCCTTGCGGATATCCGCGAGCCGTTCAGCCGCGCGGATAATGGTCGGCCCGCCGCAATAGATGAGGCGCGTGTCGAAGGCTTCGCGGCGCATCTGCGGCATGCGGGAGAGCAGCGGATGGCGCTGGCCCGTGTCGCCGCCCGCAACGAGGAGGACTTCGGGCGGATCGGCAACCACCTGTTCCAGCGCAAGGTAATCCGCCTGTGCCATGCCACGACTTGCCGAATAGCTGGCAAAGCCAGTCCGGTGCAGCAGGTCGCTCACCAGCGAGCTTTCGCCCGGCACGATCCCGCCGGGCTGCCACAGGGCGGCCTCGACCGGCTCGCCAGTGTTAGCCGCTGACTGCAAGGCCGCTTCCATCCTTGCCACCAGCGCCTCGCCAGCGGCGACATTGCCCGCGAGCGCTGCCAGCTGGCGGACCTGCTCTGCGCTGTCCTCGACCGTCGATGCCGCACCGAAGGTCGCGACTTCCAGTCCGAGGTCTTCCAGCGCAGCGCGCGTGGCGGGATCGATGAACGTGCTGGCGACCACGAGATCGGGGTCGAGCGCCAGCACCTCCTCCACTGTCCCGCCTGTCGCGAGGTAGCGGGCCGCGTCCTGCGGCTCCATCGAACTGGCGCGCGCGTCCTTGCTGTAATGCGAAATCGCCAGCAGCTGTCCCGGCGCCGTGACCTCGGCAAGGATGGCGTCGGTGCAGGGATTGAGGCTGACGATGGTCGGCCGCGCATCGCCCTGCGGCGCGCGGGCCTCCGCCCCCGCGCAGGACGCAAGAGCCAGGGCCAGCGCGGGCAGGAGCGGCTTCACATCCGCGCCCTCACCCCGACGAAGCCGCCGCGACCGGGCGTGTTGTAGCCCGCCACGGTGCGATAGTCGGCGTCGAACGCGTTCTCCACCCTCCCGAAGAGCTCCAGGTGCTCGCCGATATCGAAGGCGGCGC
This genomic interval carries:
- a CDS encoding sensor domain-containing diguanylate cyclase; the protein is MRSVLITEGRAFPANVLSVILFAGAASCLPNASAYILPLLMRVLALVGAHLSYNHLRSRIQKGAPLEPALRLLGVMLFFGGMSWAYLLLPSLDTAVDHPLRVLMAGGTLVGVALIVTMTATLRIPTLAYVAGFLVTLFVGVVVGAPEAAVIYSAGVTLLAAGVLIFAFANVRQREASADMLVENRRLNEDLAEALAHAEFLAKHDPLTGLFNRRALFEERLVDGAHNETAHLLLVDLDHFKKLNDSFGHDMGDRALIEASKLMRDVMRDYGPGHHFAARLGGEEFCLFIDEPDSAQALVFAEDLREAFSQLHEAVGLPGGALSASIGLTHHDRGETVDLSLQRADAAMYDAKTQGRNRVRRVER
- the thpR gene encoding RNA 2',3'-cyclic phosphodiesterase encodes the protein MSHRLFIALRPPQTLRDALLDTMDGVDNARWQDDDQLHLTLRYIGETETHQADDLAEALGTIRFEPFELRIAGTGIFERKCIPRTLWAGVERSEPLVRLQRRVERVCQSVGIEAEHRKFTPHVTLARLNTASGPVAPWLAQHGQLALAPWTVQEFALFESELHEEGSIYTPVIRYPAAA
- a CDS encoding M3 family metallopeptidase, with the protein product MKAQILASAALAAILTTQPQAAMAQELPPVEWQVSYFANDSTLPFRAPDFTKFSEDAYIPAFETAMKIHAAEIEKIKNNPEAPTFENTIVALETSGKMLTRVATVFFALTGSNTTDKLDAINTEISPKLTAHGDAITLDPVLFARVKAVYDNRAAMTMTPEDAKLLESTYEGMVQAGALLTDAQREEVKTLNSQLSTLTTEFGQAARAAMSDQPVFFDSREDLAGLSDSDIKAAADLAAEKGQPGKFAIALQNTTQQPLLPSMANRAAREKLFKASYHRADGRMTVDTRMLIAEIAELRAKKAALFGQPDWASYAMWDRMAEKPKTALDFMEQMVPALAATQRREAALLTEAIKADGGDYDVQPWDWYRYANRIKAEKYDLDEDAVMEYFVLDKVLEDGVFYMAEKLYGLTFQRRTDLPVYHPDVWTYTVFDRDGSELGIFYFDPFQRASKRGGAWMSNFVDQSHLYGTKPVIYNVLNIPKAPEGEVQLVSFDWVNTTFHEFGHALHGFFADQRYASLSGTATARDFVEYPSQVHEMWATWPSILSNYAKHYKTGETIPDELIEKIEAAAKFNQGYDFGEVVEAALLDMKWSALSPTEAAAIDTPEKVDAFERKSLEELGLEIDLVPPRYRSTYFNHIFSSPSGYSAGYYSYLWTEMLDRDSRKWFIENGGLTRENGDHYRATVLSRGGTMDYFKMFENFAGRAPDVTPMLEARGLVAGDEAADSEVSDGALPPQSVN
- a CDS encoding ABC transporter ATP-binding protein, with translation MRLVAKELALEGRLAGVDCTLEAGAITAICGPNGAGKSSLLEALAGLLSLDGGTVDLDGESLATLPPRERAKRLGYLPQGHEIAWDVPVRRLVELGRMPHGDRLAGPVDAALDALDITGLADRRAQSLSGGETARVLLARVLAGEPRWILADEPLAALDIAHQLELLRHLRAEADRGTGVVLVLHDLAHAMNHADRVIVLDEGHIAADGPPQQALSPERVAQCWRVAVKWIGEDGARALVAA
- a CDS encoding FecCD family ABC transporter permease — protein: MNRAVLIFAALLALALPLSLLAGRVWIDPASTPNAWLILGELRLPRAVLAIVVGAGLGAAGAAMQGYLRNPLADPGLFGIAPGAALGAVTALFFGYAASAWLLPAFALVGAGGAMALLALIAGRTGGIALFTLAGLMVASLAGALTALAISMAPNAFAMSEIVLWLNGALTDRSWREVWIAAPLVSFGVALLWRAGASLDALTLGEPVARSLGVEPARLLWLLIFGIALTVGAGVAVAGIIGFVGLIVPHLVRPLTDRRPSQLILPSAFAGALLVLVADSVVRVLPLVTELRLGIALSLLGAPFFLWLLLRMRRGLA
- a CDS encoding ABC transporter substrate-binding protein, with protein sequence MKPLLPALALALASCAGAEARAPQGDARPTIVSLNPCTDAILAEVTAPGQLLAISHYSKDARASSMEPQDAARYLATGGTVEEVLALDPDLVVASTFIDPATRAALEDLGLEVATFGAASTVEDSAEQVRQLAALAGNVAAGEALVARMEAALQSAANTGEPVEAALWQPGGIVPGESSLVSDLLHRTGFASYSASRGMAQADYLALEQVVADPPEVLLVAGGDTGQRHPLLSRMPQMRREAFDTRLIYCGGPTIIRAAERLADIRKGTR